The nucleotide sequence AGCCTATGTGACGGGGCATAATCTGGTAGTGGACGGCGGATTTTCTGTTTATAAGTAAAACTAACGCTCTCTGATATGTAACTATCCTCACGATCTCCTTCAAATCTTCACCTGATCTTCACACAGCGCTGTTTCTATAGACGGAATAGATTCATTTACTGGAGATTCATCAGGAGATTGCTGTGAAAAAGAAGATTCTCACACCGTTGCGCCTTGCCGTCCTTGCTCTGTTTGTGATTTTCATCACCTATGAGGCCTACATGCACCAGGTAAAGGGCGGAGGTCCCGACGGCGCTGCATCCATACATGCTCTGTGTCCCTACGGCGGGCTGGAGAGCCTTTTCGCGGTGTTTACCGCAGGGTCGATGATCGACAAAATCTACGCCGGAACCTTTGTGCTCTTCGGCGTAACCATTGTGCTGGTTATTGTATTCAGACGCGCCTTCTGCGGCTGGATTTGTCCCTTCGGCGGAATTCAGGAGTTTCTGGGCCGTCTCGGAAAAAAACTCATGGGACGGCAGCTGGTTATGCCAGGGAAGGCCGACCGGGTTCTGCGATATCTGAAATACCCGGTCCTTGTGCTGACAGTACTGGCTGCCTTGAAGACGGCCACGCTGTGGATGTCTCCCTACGATCCCTGGGCGGCCTACGGGCATATCACGGAAGGATTTGCTGCCCTCTGGAGCGAGTCCGCGGTGGGGCTGATTCTGCTGATCATTACCGTCGTGGGATCGTTCCTGTACGACCGTTTCTTCTGCAAGTATCTCTGTCCCATGGGAGGATTCCTGGGGATCGTCTCCAAGGTCAGTCCTTTTAAAATAAAACGGGTCGAGAGCGTCTGTATTTCCTGCGATCTCTGTACCAAAGCCTGTTCCATGAATATCGATGTCGCCGCCGCCGACACAATTACCGACGCGGAATGCATCAACTGTCAGGAATGTGTGGCAGCCTGCCCGAAAAAGGGCGCCCTTGAAAACCGTTTTTCCTTCAAACGGATCTTTAGGGTAACCCCGGTCAAGGTAGGTCTGATTGTTCTGCTGATTTATTTCGGAGGGATCGGCGTCTCTGCTCTTGCAGGCTGGTACACACTGCTTCCGGCACCGATAACCAGTGAAACGACGGTTGCAAACGTTGACGAGCTCAAAGGCTACATGACCCTGACTGAGATTTCGACCCTTACCGGCATGTCTCTTGATGAGGTGTACAGGCGCATGGACATTCCGGAGAATGTTCCCTCATCCACCCCGGTCAAGGAACTGAGTTCGGTTGTTCCCGGGTTCGAGTTTCATTCGGCACGGGATAAGCTGAAGGATTGATTCTCCTGCAGGATTTCAGTGGGCGTCTGCCTGTCTGAAGAAAGATAGTACCGGGGCTTGCGGCAGCGGGCCCCGGCTATGGCGGCTTATCGAGGCATCACCTTCTTTTCGAAGACAACGAAGCTCCCTTTTCTGAACCTGACCGTTCCCGCCTCACTGTAGCCCTTCTTACGGTACAGGTGAAGGGCTATAGGATTCCCGGAGAAGGTATCCAGACGGATGGCGGTATATCCGTTGTCGGCGGCATACGACTCGGCAAAGGTCGTCAGTTTTCCGGCGATTCCACCGCCCTGATACGCCGGGTGTACCGCAAGGCGTCGTACTCCGGGTCGTATGATTCATTCAGCGCAACATAACCTGTCAGTCTGTCGTCTGAGAAAAAGCCGAAAGCGCATTCTGCGGCTATGTCCTGTTCTATATCCGCCCGGGCAGGGTAAACCTCGTCCCACTGGTCGATGTTTCTGGACTGCATACAGCGTACCGCCTCACGAAATAATACCGCGGCCGGGAGGGTATCCTGTTCGCGTAAGGGACATATCATCGTTTTTGCGCCTATTATACCGTTATCAGTTTCTTTCCGCTTTGTATGATTTCGGTAAGCGGTTCCCCCCAGTATTTGACTTCAACCCCCATCTGTTCGAGCTTTTCCGTAGCCCCGAGCTGGTCGGCGCAGGCCCTGCAGGCGGTGAGGGCAACTCCTGTCTCCCGAAGTTCCTCCAGCCCTTTTTGTACGTCCGCATTCTCCGCTGCGAGTTTGGCCGTCGCTCCCCATATGATTACCGTCACCTTGTCCCACCATTTACGCTTTATGGAGTTGCCGGCATACATAAAGACCATCTTCTCAGCGGTAACCGGATCGGCGTTGGTCCACAGAATAAAAAGTTCCTGTTCCATATTGAGTTCTCCTGTTCAGAAGTTTTGCGCAGTATAGCAGATTATTGAGGGATCATCTTTTTTTCGTCGTTGTTAAACCGACGGACGCAGAGTAGAATTACCGGTATGAAAACGGATACATATAATACAGCGGACGCTGCGAGGCATGAGGACCTGGCATCCCGGGCCCTTCAGGCCGCAGGTGTGGGGCGTACCAATGCGGACCTTGTAGCGGAAATCCTTGTTGATGCGGATCTTCGGGGCATCAAATCTCACGGAGTAATGAATCTCTACCAGTATTACGTCAAAAAAGTTCAGGACGGCATAATAAAGGCGGAGCCGGAAATTACCCTGCAGCAGTGTACGAAAACAACTGCCCTTATCGATGCCGACAACGGGCTGGGCAATAACGACCAGGGGAACCAAATAAATGATAGGAGAGTTCGGTTTGCCGGTAGTATATAAACCCTGCCGGGAAGTGCGAGAGCTGCGAAGGCTCTTTTCGGTGTATGAAAGCTTGAATAAGCACCTGGTCATGCTAAAGAACAGCGTCCAGTCTGTGCTCACCGAAAATGGTATTGTTCTTTCAGCGGAAGAGAAGAAGCTGCTTTTATCGAAGAAAACGGGCTTATCTTTCCTCGAGGAACTTGATATCTCGGAGGCAAGCCGCATCAGCATACGACTCAGCCTTGAGATCCTGTCTGAGGTATTTGAGAAGAAAGAGCAATTGACCAAAGAAATCTTCTATGCGGGAAAGCCGTTTGAGAAAGAAGTAAAGCTGCTTATCTCGATCAAGGGAATTACCCCTCTGTCGGCACTGGCCTTCCTTTCCGATGTTGGAGATGTGAGCAGGTTCAAGACAACGAGAAAAATGAATGCCTATCTTGGCCTTGTTCCAAAACTGAAGGAAAGCGGTGATAGCTCACATGCAGGCCATATCAATCGGGCTTCACGAAAAACAACAAGGACTCTATTTACCCAGTCGTTAGTACAGGCAATGTATGCTTCACCGTATTTGAACAGCTATTATGAAAATATAAAAGATCGAAGGGGTGCAGGACGGGCGAGAATCGCACTTATCAGAAAATTATGTGGAGTAATGCGAAGGATGCTTCTGAATGGTGAACCATTCAGGGATATCCATATTGAACTGTGCAACAAGAAAATCAGGCAATTTGACCGGACAATAAAAAGAGTTGAACAGGAGAAAAAAATCGCTTGACTTTTATCATAGTGGAAAAATGATCCGAGGCGTCAAGGCGAAAATGGAAACCTGCAGCCTAAAACCGGCACAAATTGCCGTTTTGGGGCGAATGGGCGCAGCCTGTCGGACTCCACAACACTTCAAACCGGACCGATTCGCTTACAATGAACGTGAAACGCCCGAACAACGACGGTAAAAGTAAAGACCACTCCCACCGAGCGGACGTGAGGAAGGAGTTATTAGTTCAGATATGCAGGATCCAACCCCGGTGGAGGCCGCCCCTGTTTTACGAGCCTGGTCGGAGCTTTCAGCTCCTGCCCGGCCTGGTATCCTGGATGCCGTAAAATGCGGTCTATTTCCGCTGGTTCCTGGATAACAGAAATGACCTTCATCTCACCGCCGCATTTCGGGCAGAGCATGGGATCAATCTCGTAGACCTTCGACAACAAGCGGGCCCATGCTTTTCTGTAAGCCTGCGCATCAGGCGATTCATCGGGAAGGTCAGCATTTTCTTGCGGTTCGAATCCTTCAGGAAGGGAAGGACCTACCGGCTGCTCATGGGGTCTATCAGGTAATGAAACCAGCTCATAGGCAGCACAACCATGGGCTGGTTTCTATGCAGTCTCTACAATTTAATAATTGAGTGTGAATAGCTCCATAGACTCAATGAAGAGCTTGACAGCACCGGTAGAAGGTTTACGATATAACATAATAGCTTCGCCTGCTCAGTGCATCTGACAACAGAAGGTCACTACAAATGGCCTTTGGTAAGTATACTTGACCTGAAAATTCGCATATCTGAGAAGCGTTATCATTAAAACGCTTGAATGTTCTTTAAAAAAAGGAACAATAGTTTTTGATGATTGCGGCTTGAAGGTATTGGACTATTCCGTTTGGGTTGTTCCTAGTTTAGTAGCTTAGAACGGTGGAAAATTAGTGAGTGTAATATGTTATATTTACAAAGTTTAAAGTTAAATTTAGTCCTAAGTTGCGAGATAATATTATTAAATAAAAGAATAATTAGAATTCTGGAGGTTGATATGAATAAAACAAGAATATTTTCTTTAATCTTGATATTAGTAATGCTTTTAAGCTGCAAAACTACTAATACTTATCAAAGTAGTAATTTTGTTAAAAATGACAGATATTCTGGGTTACCAATAAATGAACAACTTTTTAAGTCCGTGAAATATAACGACATTGAAAATATTAGATACTTTTTAAAGAATGGGGCAGATATTAATGCTTTAGATTTCTGGGGGCAATCTCCGCTTAT is from Marispirochaeta sp. and encodes:
- a CDS encoding 4Fe-4S binding protein, coding for MKKKILTPLRLAVLALFVIFITYEAYMHQVKGGGPDGAASIHALCPYGGLESLFAVFTAGSMIDKIYAGTFVLFGVTIVLVIVFRRAFCGWICPFGGIQEFLGRLGKKLMGRQLVMPGKADRVLRYLKYPVLVLTVLAALKTATLWMSPYDPWAAYGHITEGFAALWSESAVGLILLIITVVGSFLYDRFFCKYLCPMGGFLGIVSKVSPFKIKRVESVCISCDLCTKACSMNIDVAAADTITDAECINCQECVAACPKKGALENRFSFKRIFRVTPVKVGLIVLLIYFGGIGVSALAGWYTLLPAPITSETTVANVDELKGYMTLTEISTLTGMSLDEVYRRMDIPENVPSSTPVKELSSVVPGFEFHSARDKLKD
- a CDS encoding DsrE family protein, with the translated sequence MEQELFILWTNADPVTAEKMVFMYAGNSIKRKWWDKVTVIIWGATAKLAAENADVQKGLEELRETGVALTACRACADQLGATEKLEQMGVEVKYWGEPLTEIIQSGKKLITV
- a CDS encoding Ldh family oxidoreductase; its protein translation is MKTDTYNTADAARHEDLASRALQAAGVGRTNADLVAEILVDADLRGIKSHGVMNLYQYYVKKVQDGIIKAEPEITLQQCTKTTALIDADNGLGNNDQGNQINDRRVRFAGSI
- a CDS encoding transposase, whose protein sequence is MPVVYKPCREVRELRRLFSVYESLNKHLVMLKNSVQSVLTENGIVLSAEEKKLLLSKKTGLSFLEELDISEASRISIRLSLEILSEVFEKKEQLTKEIFYAGKPFEKEVKLLISIKGITPLSALAFLSDVGDVSRFKTTRKMNAYLGLVPKLKESGDSSHAGHINRASRKTTRTLFTQSLVQAMYASPYLNSYYENIKDRRGAGRARIALIRKLCGVMRRMLLNGEPFRDIHIELCNKKIRQFDRTIKRVEQEKKIA